The following proteins are encoded in a genomic region of Candidatus Methylospira mobilis:
- the treY gene encoding malto-oligosyltrehalose synthase: MKSHGNENPFVEKIAAKRTKAGQAASRKIAKLQNTEPRIPLSTYRLQFNGDFTFNQAREIVPYLSALGVTHLYASPYLKARPGSRHGYDIIDHNTLNPEIGTYEEFERLCTTLAEHGMGQVLDVVPNHMGVQGGDNAWWLDVLENGQTAAHAGFFDIDWAPVKAKLRGKVLLPVLGNHYGAVLDNGELQLRFDAERGEFGIYYFEHHFPVDPSEYPQVLAYRMDVLSMRLGHDNPVLMEYQSLITAFRNLPPRDEDLAERQLERRRDKEVHKRHLAGLVEQYADIAGFVEQNLLIFNGTAGNSASFDPLHLLIEAQAYRLAFWRVASDEINYRRFFDINDLAGLRMENDEVFDATHQLLLRLVREGKLDGLRLDHPDGLYDPEAYFCKLEAQCKGVGRAPYLVVEKILAVNEALRKSWPVHGTTGYEFTNLLNGLFVATGAAKRMERLYNNFIGAHVDFDDLLYRSKKLIMETALAGELNVLANLLSKIAEADRRTCDYTLNGLRTALAEIVACFRVYRGYISVRDVVAEDRHNIEQAVAMAKRRSTAADTSIFDFLRGVLTLAAAKGKNPEYHRQVLVFAMKFQQFTSPVMAKGLEDTSAYIYHRLLSLNEVGGDPRRFGVTRSAFHRANQARAEHAPHSMSTTSTHDTKRSEDARARLNVLSEIPAAWRLALKHWSRANGNLKRVVDGMQAPTRNDEYFIYQTLLGFWPSGDAGSDEMARFNSRIKEYLIKALREAKVYTSWINPNAAYEDAVTAFADALINAPANGAFPTNFRPFQRRVARLGMFNSLSQTLIKFTAPGVPDIYQGCELWDFSLVDPDNRRPVDFVRRGTLLAALQTLGAQPAQQRGAGVRELCDTMEDGRVKLLVVRSALALRERWPEVFQQGKYLPLAVKGEKADHLCAYARFTGGRAVISLAPRFFARLLGEVDSLPLGEAVWANTTVEIPFHRLGWQYNCVFSGKELGPCQQQSGWFLPVARVLAAFPVGLIAGERVQS; encoded by the coding sequence ATGAAATCACATGGCAATGAAAATCCTTTTGTCGAAAAAATTGCAGCCAAACGGACCAAAGCCGGTCAGGCCGCATCACGAAAAATCGCTAAGCTGCAAAACACGGAGCCACGCATTCCATTGTCCACCTATCGTCTGCAATTCAACGGCGATTTTACTTTTAATCAGGCGCGGGAAATTGTTCCCTACCTGAGCGCGCTGGGCGTCACCCACCTGTACGCATCGCCCTACCTCAAGGCGCGTCCCGGCAGCCGGCACGGCTACGACATCATCGATCACAACACGCTGAATCCCGAGATCGGCACATACGAGGAGTTCGAGCGTCTTTGTACAACTCTCGCCGAGCACGGCATGGGGCAGGTGCTCGACGTGGTGCCTAATCATATGGGCGTGCAGGGCGGGGACAACGCCTGGTGGCTGGACGTGTTGGAAAACGGTCAGACAGCCGCGCATGCCGGATTCTTTGATATTGACTGGGCGCCGGTAAAGGCCAAACTGCGCGGCAAGGTGCTATTGCCGGTGCTGGGCAACCATTATGGCGCGGTGCTGGACAATGGTGAATTACAACTGCGCTTTGACGCGGAGCGCGGAGAATTCGGCATTTATTACTTCGAGCATCACTTTCCGGTGGATCCGTCCGAATATCCGCAGGTTTTGGCGTACCGTATGGATGTCCTGAGCATGCGCCTGGGTCATGACAACCCGGTATTGATGGAATATCAGAGCCTGATAACCGCGTTCAGAAATCTTCCGCCCCGTGATGAAGACTTAGCGGAACGTCAGCTGGAGCGCAGGCGCGACAAGGAAGTGCATAAGCGTCATCTTGCCGGTCTTGTCGAACAGTATGCCGACATCGCCGGGTTTGTGGAGCAGAACCTGCTCATCTTCAACGGCACGGCCGGGAACTCGGCCAGTTTCGATCCGCTTCACCTATTGATTGAAGCGCAGGCTTACCGGCTGGCGTTCTGGCGGGTGGCGTCGGACGAAATAAATTACCGGCGATTTTTCGATATCAACGATCTTGCAGGATTGCGCATGGAGAACGATGAGGTTTTCGATGCGACCCATCAGCTGCTGTTGCGGCTGGTTCGGGAAGGCAAGCTGGATGGCCTGCGTCTGGATCATCCCGATGGTTTGTACGATCCGGAAGCATATTTTTGCAAGCTGGAGGCTCAGTGCAAGGGAGTAGGGCGCGCGCCTTACCTGGTGGTGGAAAAAATTCTGGCGGTAAACGAGGCGTTGCGCAAAAGCTGGCCGGTGCATGGTACGACGGGTTACGAATTCACTAATTTGCTCAACGGGCTGTTTGTGGCGACCGGCGCCGCCAAGCGCATGGAACGCCTGTATAACAATTTTATCGGAGCGCATGTCGATTTCGACGATCTGCTCTACCGTTCCAAAAAACTGATCATGGAGACCGCGCTGGCGGGAGAACTGAATGTGTTGGCCAACCTGCTCTCGAAAATAGCCGAAGCCGACCGCCGGACCTGCGATTACACGCTGAACGGATTGCGTACGGCGCTGGCCGAAATAGTTGCCTGTTTTCGCGTTTACCGTGGTTACATCAGTGTCCGGGATGTGGTTGCGGAAGACCGCCACAATATCGAACAGGCAGTGGCAATGGCTAAACGCCGAAGCACTGCGGCGGACACCAGCATTTTCGATTTTTTGCGCGGGGTACTGACACTTGCCGCGGCAAAGGGGAAAAATCCTGAATACCATCGGCAGGTATTGGTATTTGCCATGAAATTTCAGCAGTTCACCAGCCCGGTTATGGCGAAAGGACTGGAAGACACCAGCGCCTATATCTATCACCGCCTGTTGTCGCTTAACGAAGTCGGCGGCGACCCGCGGCGATTCGGCGTGACCCGCAGCGCATTTCATCGCGCCAATCAGGCGCGCGCAGAGCATGCTCCGCATTCCATGTCGACTACCTCCACTCACGACACCAAGCGCAGCGAAGATGCGCGCGCGCGTCTCAACGTGCTGTCTGAAATACCGGCGGCCTGGAGGTTGGCGCTAAAGCATTGGAGCCGCGCCAACGGCAATCTCAAGCGCGTCGTGGACGGAATGCAGGCGCCCACGCGCAACGATGAATATTTCATCTATCAAACGCTGCTGGGATTTTGGCCGTCAGGGGATGCGGGCAGCGATGAAATGGCGCGTTTTAATAGCCGTATCAAGGAATATCTGATCAAGGCGCTGCGCGAAGCCAAAGTTTATACCAGCTGGATAAACCCCAATGCCGCTTACGAAGACGCTGTTACAGCCTTTGCCGATGCGTTGATCAATGCGCCGGCGAACGGGGCGTTTCCAACGAATTTTCGCCCCTTTCAGCGGCGTGTAGCACGGCTCGGAATGTTTAACAGCCTGTCTCAGACCTTGATCAAGTTCACGGCGCCAGGCGTGCCGGATATTTATCAAGGTTGCGAACTATGGGACTTCAGTCTGGTGGATCCGGATAACCGGCGTCCGGTCGATTTCGTCCGCCGCGGAACCCTGCTGGCCGCATTGCAGACGCTTGGCGCGCAGCCGGCGCAACAACGCGGCGCCGGGGTAAGGGAATTGTGCGATACCATGGAAGACGGCCGGGTCAAACTGCTGGTCGTCCGCTCGGCGTTGGCGTTACGGGAACGCTGGCCTGAAGTGTTTCAGCAAGGAAAGTATTTGCCGCTGGCGGTCAAGGGCGAAAAGGCTGATCACCTGTGTGCTTATGCGCGCTTTACCGGCGGGCGTGCCGTTATTTCGCTGGCGCCGCGTTTTTTCGCACGGTTGCTGGGTGAAGTCGATAGCCTGCCTCTGGGAGAGGCGGTTTGGGCAAATACAACCGTGGAAATACCTTTCCATCGGCTCGGTTGGCAATACAACTGCGTATTTTCCGGGAAAGAATTAGGGCCTTGTCAGCAGCAGTCCGGATGGTTCCTGCCCGTCGCTCGAGTACTGGCGGCATTTCCGGTGGGCCTGATTGCCGGAGAGCGCGTGCAGTCCTGA
- a CDS encoding Spy/CpxP family protein refolding chaperone, whose protein sequence is MKPGSNNLFTWANAHFIAAAMLVAALIFAPVLVLATDKDDHEDRAELRIKDMHARLKITQGQEEQWTKVAQVTRDNAKIMDALTQARHDHAGDMTAIDDLKSYEEITDAHADGIKKLTTVFAALYACMSDTQKKEADTLFRHGGDNGQSDLKRAHKTSERN, encoded by the coding sequence ATGAAGCCAGGCAGCAACAATCTTTTCACTTGGGCCAACGCGCATTTTATTGCCGCAGCAATGCTGGTTGCCGCCTTGATATTCGCGCCGGTGCTGGTGCTCGCCACCGATAAAGATGATCACGAAGATCGTGCTGAACTGCGCATCAAGGACATGCATGCCAGACTCAAGATCACGCAGGGACAGGAGGAACAGTGGACCAAGGTCGCCCAGGTAACGCGCGACAATGCGAAAATCATGGATGCCCTGACTCAGGCAAGGCATGATCATGCCGGCGACATGACCGCTATCGATGATCTCAAATCCTACGAAGAAATCACCGATGCGCATGCGGACGGGATAAAGAAACTGACTACGGTGTTTGCCGCGCTTTATGCCTGCATGTCGGACACCCAGAAAAAGGAAGCGGATACCTTGTTCCGCCATGGTGGTGATAATGGGCAAAGCGATCTAAAGCGCGCTCACAAGACATCGGAACGCAACTGA
- the treZ gene encoding malto-oligosyltrehalose trehalohydrolase, whose protein sequence is MRRVHEMPFGATVLADGKVIFRLWAPTARTVELCLGNQAAEESVLTMDRLADGWFQCETPPALAGHGTLYRYRIDGGLCVPDPASRANPLDAHGPSQVIDAGAFVWKDDDWHGRPWHEAVIYELHLGAFTAEGGYTAAIQRLDYLAELGVTAVELMPVADFPGARNWGYDGVLQFAPDHSYGTPDELKALVQAAHARGLMVLLDVVYNHFGPDGNYLHTYAPQFFTERHHTPWGAAINFDGRDSRTVRDFYIHNALYWLDEYHLDGLRLDAVHAIADDSRPDILEELAAAVHDGPGRSRQAHLILENDANAVRYLRQGQFTAQWNDDIHHALHLLLTGECDGYYADYADQPARHLARCLAEGFAFQGESSGFREGRPRGEPSGHLPPGAFVNFIQTHDQVGNRAYGERITMIALQRPLQVVLSVLLLAPSPPMLFMGEEFAAATPFLFFCDFHGELAEAIAEGRRMEFARFRAFANPAARAHIPDPNAPATFERSKLDWGCLDEPQHKFWLDHYRSMLTLRREQIAPRLPGICAGGEFELAGASGLIVRWGLRDGARMTLLANLGESPVEGFEHFSGIALPSLFGREIQTIYLSQSDLPDFFSAGRMPPWCAAWFIEEKRA, encoded by the coding sequence ATGAGGCGCGTGCATGAAATGCCCTTTGGCGCCACTGTGCTCGCCGATGGCAAGGTAATCTTTCGATTGTGGGCGCCGACGGCGCGCACAGTCGAGTTGTGTCTGGGAAATCAGGCCGCTGAAGAAAGCGTATTGACGATGGACCGGCTCGCGGACGGCTGGTTCCAGTGCGAAACGCCACCGGCTCTGGCCGGGCACGGCACGCTTTACCGCTATCGTATCGATGGCGGTCTTTGCGTGCCGGACCCGGCTTCGCGAGCAAACCCCCTCGATGCCCATGGTCCCAGCCAGGTGATCGATGCCGGGGCTTTCGTCTGGAAAGACGATGACTGGCATGGTCGTCCCTGGCATGAAGCGGTCATCTATGAACTGCATCTGGGCGCATTCACGGCCGAGGGGGGCTATACGGCCGCCATACAGCGTCTCGACTATCTGGCGGAGTTGGGTGTCACCGCCGTGGAACTGATGCCGGTGGCGGATTTTCCCGGCGCGCGCAACTGGGGCTACGACGGCGTGCTGCAGTTTGCGCCCGACCATAGCTACGGCACGCCGGATGAACTGAAGGCGTTGGTGCAGGCCGCGCATGCGCGCGGTTTGATGGTGCTGCTCGACGTGGTTTACAACCACTTCGGACCGGACGGCAATTATCTTCATACTTATGCGCCGCAGTTCTTTACCGAGCGCCATCATACGCCATGGGGGGCGGCAATCAATTTTGACGGCAGGGATAGCCGCACAGTGCGCGATTTTTACATACACAACGCGTTGTACTGGCTTGATGAGTACCATTTGGACGGGCTGCGCTTAGACGCCGTGCATGCCATTGCAGACGATAGCCGACCGGATATTCTGGAAGAACTGGCTGCGGCGGTACACGACGGTCCCGGACGTTCCAGACAGGCGCACCTGATACTGGAAAACGACGCGAATGCCGTTCGATATTTGCGGCAGGGACAGTTTACCGCTCAGTGGAACGACGATATTCACCATGCCTTGCACCTGTTGCTGACCGGCGAATGCGACGGTTACTACGCCGATTATGCCGATCAGCCGGCACGCCATCTGGCGCGCTGTCTTGCGGAGGGCTTTGCTTTCCAGGGCGAATCTTCGGGTTTTCGCGAGGGCAGGCCGCGCGGCGAACCCAGCGGACACCTGCCGCCCGGCGCTTTCGTCAATTTTATCCAGACGCACGATCAAGTGGGCAACCGCGCTTACGGCGAACGCATTACCATGATTGCGTTACAAAGACCGCTGCAAGTTGTACTGAGCGTGCTGCTGCTGGCGCCGTCGCCGCCGATGCTGTTCATGGGCGAGGAGTTTGCCGCGGCGACGCCGTTCCTGTTTTTCTGCGATTTCCACGGTGAACTGGCGGAGGCGATCGCCGAGGGGCGGCGCATGGAATTCGCCCGCTTTCGGGCATTTGCCAACCCAGCCGCCCGCGCTCATATTCCCGACCCTAACGCTCCGGCTACATTTGAGCGTAGCAAGCTGGATTGGGGGTGCCTGGACGAGCCGCAACACAAGTTCTGGCTCGATCATTATCGAAGTATGCTGACGCTGCGGCGCGAGCAGATAGCGCCACGCTTGCCGGGTATATGCGCCGGTGGCGAATTCGAATTGGCTGGGGCGTCAGGTCTGATCGTCCGCTGGGGTCTGAGGGATGGCGCCCGTATGACGCTGTTGGCTAATCTGGGTGAAAGTCCGGTGGAAGGCTTCGAACATTTTTCTGGTATAGCCCTTCCTTCTCTTTTCGGGAGGGAGATTCAGACTATCTATCTGAGCCAATCGGATCTGCCGGATTTTTTTTCCGCCGGGCGTATGCCTCCCTGGTGCGCAGCCTGGTTCATTGAGGAAAAGCGCGCATGA
- the glgX gene encoding glycogen debranching protein GlgX — protein sequence MTNMITAVWPGRPYPRGAYWDGEGVNFAIFSEHAEKIELCLFDANGRNEVQRIELQERTNWVWHCFLPEARPGLLYGFRAHGPYRPQEGHRFNSNKLLIEPYAKDIVGTPRWSDAHFGYRIGSKDADLSFNRRDNAGNMPKCRVVDQTFIWGNDHPPDIHWRDMVIYEAHVKGFTMQHPDIPPQFRGTYAGLAMDPAVEHLRRLGVTTVELMPVHAFLDDRHLVERGMRNYWGYNSIGFMAPDIRYSASGQISEFKTMVKTLHKAGIEVILDVVYNHTAEGNQLGPTLSYRGIDNVSYYRLMGDNPRYYMDYTGCGNTLDMQQSCVLQLMMDSLRYWVLEMHVDGFRFDLASTLARELHEVNRLGTFFDTIRQDPVLSTIKLIAEPWDLGEGGYQVGNFPLGWAEWNDKYRDSIRAYWKGDEGLIGELAQRLTGSSDLYQRSGRKPHASINFISAHDGFTLHDLVTYNDKHNEANLEANPNGGDNNHSWNCGVEGETGDPAINALRSRQKRNLLATLLFSQGVPMLLAGDEIGRSQQGNNNAYCQDNAISWLKWELGQQDSDLLEFTRRIIGLRKQHPLFRRSYFFQGHPIRAGEVKDIVWLNPDGSETRDDDWNQPSSRCLGVYFDGGKLQQTDGRGRLLRDDNLLLLLNAHHEDIAFTLPELQGQHHWEVLLDTLSVNGTPEISRYNTGQAYPLGGRVLALLKQIHST from the coding sequence ATGACCAACATGATTACGGCGGTATGGCCGGGGCGTCCCTATCCGCGCGGCGCCTATTGGGACGGCGAAGGCGTGAATTTCGCCATTTTTTCCGAGCATGCCGAAAAAATCGAATTGTGCCTGTTCGACGCCAATGGACGGAACGAAGTTCAGCGTATCGAACTGCAGGAGCGCACCAATTGGGTCTGGCACTGCTTTCTGCCCGAAGCTCGTCCCGGGCTGCTGTATGGTTTCCGTGCGCATGGACCTTATCGTCCGCAGGAGGGGCATCGTTTCAATTCCAACAAGCTGCTGATAGAACCCTATGCGAAGGATATAGTGGGAACTCCCCGCTGGAGCGACGCTCATTTCGGTTACCGCATCGGCAGCAAGGACGCCGATCTTTCCTTTAATCGCCGCGACAATGCCGGCAACATGCCGAAGTGCCGGGTTGTCGATCAAACCTTCATCTGGGGCAACGACCATCCACCGGACATACACTGGCGCGATATGGTGATTTATGAGGCGCACGTCAAGGGCTTCACCATGCAGCATCCCGACATCCCTCCGCAGTTTCGCGGCACCTATGCCGGGTTGGCTATGGATCCGGCCGTCGAACATCTACGGCGTCTGGGCGTGACGACAGTTGAACTCATGCCTGTGCATGCTTTCCTTGACGACCGCCACCTGGTCGAACGAGGGATGCGCAATTACTGGGGATATAACTCGATCGGCTTCATGGCGCCTGATATCCGTTACTCGGCCAGCGGCCAGATCAGCGAGTTTAAAACCATGGTGAAAACGCTGCATAAAGCGGGCATCGAGGTTATTCTGGACGTGGTGTACAACCATACCGCCGAGGGAAATCAACTCGGTCCGACGCTGTCGTACCGCGGCATCGACAATGTTTCCTATTATCGTCTGATGGGCGATAATCCGCGCTATTACATGGACTACACCGGCTGCGGCAATACCCTGGACATGCAGCAATCCTGCGTGCTGCAGTTGATGATGGACAGCCTGCGTTATTGGGTGCTGGAAATGCATGTGGATGGCTTCCGTTTCGATCTGGCTTCCACGCTGGCGCGCGAGTTGCATGAGGTGAACCGGCTTGGTACCTTCTTCGACACCATCCGCCAGGACCCTGTGCTGAGTACCATCAAACTGATTGCCGAACCCTGGGATCTGGGCGAAGGCGGTTATCAAGTCGGAAATTTTCCGCTGGGCTGGGCTGAATGGAACGATAAGTATCGCGACAGTATTCGCGCCTACTGGAAGGGCGATGAGGGGCTGATCGGGGAGCTGGCGCAACGCCTGACAGGGTCCAGCGACCTGTACCAACGTAGCGGACGCAAGCCGCATGCCAGCATCAATTTCATCAGCGCCCACGACGGGTTTACCCTGCATGACCTGGTGACCTACAACGACAAGCATAACGAGGCCAATCTGGAAGCAAATCCCAATGGCGGCGACAATAACCATTCCTGGAATTGCGGCGTCGAGGGAGAAACCGGGGACCCTGCCATCAACGCCTTGCGTAGCCGTCAGAAACGCAATCTACTCGCTACCCTGCTGTTTTCGCAAGGGGTTCCGATGCTGCTTGCAGGCGACGAGATCGGCCGTAGCCAGCAGGGTAACAACAACGCCTATTGTCAGGACAACGCAATCAGCTGGCTCAAGTGGGAACTTGGGCAACAGGATAGCGATTTGCTTGAATTTACCCGGCGGATTATCGGTTTGCGCAAACAGCACCCCTTGTTCCGGCGCTCCTATTTCTTTCAGGGGCATCCCATTAGAGCCGGGGAGGTAAAAGATATCGTCTGGCTCAACCCGGACGGTTCGGAAACCAGGGATGATGACTGGAATCAGCCGTCTTCGCGATGTCTGGGCGTATATTTCGACGGCGGAAAACTGCAGCAGACCGACGGGCGCGGACGTCTTTTGAGAGACGATAATCTGCTGTTGCTGCTCAATGCGCATCATGAGGATATTGCATTTACGCTACCGGAACTACAGGGACAACACCATTGGGAAGTCCTGCTAGATACCCTGAGCGTCAACGGAACGCCTGAGATTTCTCGATACAACACCGGGCAAGCCTATCCGTTGGGCGGGCGGGTGCTGGCGCTGCTGAAACAGATACACTCAACATGA